One segment of Oscillospiraceae bacterium MB08-C2-2 DNA contains the following:
- a CDS encoding histidine phosphatase family protein → MKLQITLIRNGITAGGLEGRFMGLSGEGLTAAGRAELEHFAQSGHYPQVARVFVSPVRRCMESARIIYPDQLHAIEKGLRALDYGDFENRTYGEILGDERFLKWADSPHLLACPGGEEPHDFTVRCVVTFDNIVKLMDKKKIPNVALVTHQGVIKAILNRYCLPRSVYSAWKVCYGGGYTLDFNTESSSARILREF, encoded by the coding sequence ATGAAATTGCAGATTACACTTATAAGGAATGGGATTACCGCCGGGGGGCTTGAAGGCCGCTTTATGGGCCTTAGCGGTGAGGGGTTGACTGCGGCAGGCAGGGCAGAGCTGGAGCATTTTGCTCAAAGCGGGCACTATCCTCAGGTGGCCCGGGTATTTGTCAGCCCTGTGCGGCGCTGTATGGAGAGTGCCCGCATTATATACCCGGATCAGCTCCATGCCATTGAAAAGGGTCTGCGGGCATTGGATTACGGCGATTTTGAGAATCGAACCTATGGTGAGATTCTGGGAGACGAGCGTTTTCTTAAATGGGCCGATTCCCCCCATCTGCTGGCTTGCCCCGGTGGTGAGGAGCCTCATGATTTCACCGTGCGCTGTGTGGTCACCTTTGACAATATTGTAAAGCTGATGGATAAGAAGAAGATACCCAACGTGGCCTTGGTAACCCATCAGGGAGTCATTAAAGCCATTCTCAACCGCTATTGCCTCCCAAGGTCGGTTTACTCCGCCTGGAAGGTCTGTTATGGCGGCGGATATACGCTGGATTTCAATACTGAGTCATCCTCGGCACGTATTCTGCGGGAATTTTAG
- a CDS encoding endonuclease MutS2, producing MPRHYKALELDKILELLAGHTGSEDGRKLALSLRPCESYEEAMQALERTGAAHALTNRFGTPSVPALNTPQALLSRARVGASLSMGELLEVAYILQTARVMLGWQRQWQGEENALTPLFFMLRDNRELEEAITRSILSPDEMADTASPELGDIRRKIRQAQLRTREQLDKLVRSGSTGKYLQEQLVTLRNGRFVVPVKAEHRGEIKGLVHDTSSSGATLFVEPLAVVEANNQIRELESKEQHEIARILLALSGQVAGCLEDIRDDYDALVQLDVQFAKSRLADHMKATLPVLGRDGKTQLKKARHPLIPAASIVPIDIMIGGEFDTLVITGPNTGGKTVALKTLGLLSLMAMCGLMIPAAEECPVSFFEKVLVDIGDEQSIEQSLSTFSGHMTNIIAILAAADSGSLVLIDELGAGTDPVEGAALAVAIITSLREKGARIAATTHYPEIKLYALQTPGVENGSCEFDVATLRPTYRLLIGIPGRSNAFAISQRLGLPEDIIEKAKELVSGENTRFEDVVSSLEEARLELEKEKEQARRYRMEADEAKQIASKMRQSLEKSNEQELERARAQARSIVEQTRFASQQLLDELDDLKKEKDKKEFSAAVTQKRGSFKGNLRKLEELADPVTRKKSSYRLPRPIRRGDLVQMADTGTRGTVLSEPDSSGQVQVQAGIMKLKVPLESLRLLEKEGRVSVGGGAVNTRRVVGAAKEDSQTEADLRGMTSDEALMELDRAIDKALLSNIKLLTVIHGKGTGVLRKAVHQRLKQHRLIKSYRLGVYGEGESGVTIVEFK from the coding sequence ATGCCTAGGCATTATAAAGCTCTGGAACTGGATAAAATATTGGAGCTTCTGGCCGGGCACACCGGCAGTGAGGATGGCCGCAAGCTGGCTTTGAGCCTGCGCCCATGTGAAAGCTATGAAGAAGCAATGCAGGCCTTGGAGCGCACCGGAGCCGCTCATGCCCTGACCAATCGGTTTGGCACCCCATCGGTGCCGGCCCTGAATACGCCCCAAGCTTTGCTGAGTCGGGCACGGGTGGGGGCTTCTCTTTCTATGGGTGAGCTTCTTGAAGTGGCTTACATACTTCAAACCGCCCGGGTGATGCTGGGCTGGCAGCGCCAGTGGCAGGGGGAAGAAAACGCCCTGACCCCACTGTTCTTTATGCTGCGGGATAACCGGGAGCTGGAGGAGGCCATTACCAGAAGCATTCTTTCTCCCGATGAGATGGCGGATACGGCCAGCCCTGAACTGGGGGATATTCGGCGTAAAATCCGTCAGGCCCAGCTGCGCACCCGGGAACAGCTGGATAAGCTGGTCCGCTCCGGTTCCACCGGTAAGTATTTGCAGGAGCAGCTGGTCACCCTGCGCAACGGCCGTTTTGTGGTACCGGTTAAGGCGGAGCACCGTGGCGAGATTAAAGGGTTGGTTCACGATACCTCCTCCAGCGGAGCCACATTGTTTGTGGAACCCTTGGCAGTGGTGGAGGCCAACAACCAGATTCGAGAATTGGAAAGCAAAGAGCAGCACGAGATTGCCCGTATTCTTCTGGCTCTTTCGGGGCAAGTGGCCGGGTGCCTTGAGGACATTCGGGATGATTACGATGCGCTGGTGCAGCTGGATGTTCAGTTTGCCAAGAGCCGTCTGGCCGATCATATGAAGGCCACTCTGCCTGTTTTGGGCCGGGATGGAAAAACCCAGCTTAAAAAAGCCCGGCATCCTCTGATTCCTGCTGCCTCTATCGTGCCCATTGACATTATGATTGGCGGAGAGTTTGATACATTGGTTATTACCGGCCCCAATACCGGCGGTAAAACCGTTGCCCTGAAAACCCTTGGGCTTCTCTCCCTGATGGCTATGTGTGGCCTGATGATTCCCGCCGCTGAGGAATGCCCCGTATCCTTTTTTGAAAAGGTACTGGTGGATATTGGGGATGAACAGTCCATCGAGCAGAGCCTTTCTACCTTTTCCGGCCATATGACCAATATCATTGCTATTCTGGCGGCGGCGGACAGCGGTTCCCTTGTGCTCATCGATGAGCTGGGCGCGGGAACCGACCCGGTAGAGGGTGCGGCGCTGGCTGTTGCCATTATCACCAGCCTGCGGGAAAAAGGTGCACGCATTGCCGCTACCACCCATTATCCTGAGATCAAGCTCTATGCCCTGCAAACCCCCGGCGTGGAAAATGGCAGCTGCGAATTCGATGTGGCGACTCTGCGCCCCACCTATCGCCTGCTGATCGGCATACCCGGGCGCTCCAATGCTTTTGCCATCAGCCAACGCCTTGGCCTGCCCGAAGACATTATCGAGAAGGCTAAGGAACTGGTTTCGGGAGAGAATACCCGCTTTGAAGATGTGGTATCCAGTCTGGAAGAAGCCCGCCTTGAGCTGGAAAAGGAAAAAGAGCAGGCACGGCGCTACCGTATGGAGGCCGATGAGGCCAAGCAGATTGCCTCCAAGATGAGGCAGTCTCTTGAAAAATCCAACGAACAGGAACTGGAACGGGCAAGAGCACAGGCCAGAAGCATCGTGGAGCAGACCCGTTTTGCCTCACAGCAGCTTTTGGATGAGCTGGACGACCTGAAAAAGGAAAAGGACAAAAAAGAGTTTTCCGCTGCGGTCACGCAAAAGCGGGGCTCCTTTAAAGGAAACCTGCGCAAGCTGGAGGAACTGGCCGATCCGGTTACCCGCAAAAAGAGCAGTTACCGGCTTCCACGCCCCATTCGTCGTGGCGATTTGGTGCAGATGGCAGATACCGGCACCCGAGGCACCGTTCTATCCGAGCCGGATAGTTCCGGTCAGGTGCAGGTGCAGGCAGGCATCATGAAGCTGAAGGTGCCCTTGGAATCCCTGCGCCTTTTGGAAAAAGAAGGCAGAGTTAGCGTGGGCGGCGGAGCGGTCAATACCCGCCGTGTGGTTGGCGCAGCCAAGGAGGATTCCCAAACCGAAGCCGATTTGCGGGGCATGACCTCGGATGAGGCCTTAATGGAGCTGGATCGTGCTATCGATAAAGCTTTGCTGAGCAACATCAAGCTGCTGACTGTTATACACGGAAAAGGCACCGGTGTTTTGCGCAAAGCTGTTCACCAGCGCCTGAAACAGCATCGGCTGATCAAAAGCTACCGCCTTGGCGTCTACGGCGAGGGCGAATCCGGAGTTACTATTGTAGAGTTTAAATAA